A genomic window from Planococcus rifietoensis includes:
- the lpdA gene encoding dihydrolipoyl dehydrogenase codes for MAQNYDVVILGGGTGGYVAAIRSAQLGLKTAIVEKGNLGGTCLHQGCIPSKALLRSAEVYATTKNHAADFGVNTGEVSLDFSRVQARKQGIVDQLHAGVQGLMKKGKIDVYEGIGRILGPSIFSPNPGTISVEMNNGEENEMLIPNNVIIATGSRPRTLPGLDIDGELVMSSEEALALTELPKSILIVGGGVIGIEWASMLNDFGVEVTVLEYADRIVPTEDKDISKEMQKLLKKKGVKFATSAKVLAETVEKGDGQVSIQAEINGSNETFTAEKMLVSVGRQANVENIGIENTDILIEKGFIQVKNTFQTKESHIYAIGDVIGGMQLAHVASHEGITAVEHIKGNAPHAINYDLVSRCIYSNPEAASVGITEDQAKEQGYDVKTGKFSFKAIGKALVYGESDGFVKIIADKETNDILGVHMIGPHVTDMISEAGLAMVLDATPWEIAETIHPHPTLSEVMGEAALAVDGKAIHS; via the coding sequence ATGGCTCAAAATTACGATGTCGTCATTCTAGGCGGCGGTACGGGCGGCTATGTAGCGGCTATCCGCTCAGCACAGCTCGGCCTCAAAACTGCGATTGTCGAAAAGGGCAATCTGGGCGGCACTTGCCTGCACCAAGGCTGCATCCCGAGTAAGGCATTGCTCCGCAGTGCGGAAGTGTATGCAACGACAAAGAACCATGCTGCCGATTTTGGCGTCAATACCGGTGAAGTATCGCTTGATTTCTCGCGTGTCCAAGCGCGTAAGCAAGGAATCGTCGACCAGCTTCATGCAGGCGTACAAGGCTTGATGAAAAAAGGCAAAATCGATGTTTACGAAGGCATCGGCCGCATTCTCGGCCCATCGATCTTCTCGCCAAACCCGGGGACCATTTCCGTTGAAATGAACAACGGGGAAGAAAACGAAATGCTCATCCCGAATAACGTCATCATCGCAACAGGTTCACGTCCGCGGACATTGCCGGGCCTTGATATCGATGGAGAGTTGGTCATGAGTTCTGAAGAAGCACTTGCGTTGACCGAACTGCCAAAATCCATTTTGATCGTCGGAGGAGGCGTCATCGGAATCGAATGGGCTTCAATGCTCAACGATTTCGGCGTCGAAGTAACGGTTCTCGAATACGCAGACCGCATCGTGCCGACTGAAGACAAAGACATTTCCAAAGAAATGCAGAAGCTATTAAAGAAAAAAGGCGTAAAATTCGCAACTAGCGCGAAAGTCTTGGCGGAAACCGTTGAAAAAGGCGATGGCCAAGTATCGATCCAAGCCGAAATCAACGGCAGCAACGAAACGTTCACTGCAGAAAAAATGCTGGTATCGGTCGGGCGCCAAGCTAATGTGGAGAATATTGGGATTGAAAACACGGATATCCTCATCGAAAAAGGCTTTATCCAGGTGAAGAATACATTCCAAACAAAAGAATCCCATATTTACGCAATTGGCGACGTCATCGGCGGCATGCAGCTTGCGCACGTAGCTTCTCACGAAGGCATTACTGCGGTTGAGCATATTAAAGGCAATGCGCCACATGCCATCAACTACGACCTTGTGTCACGCTGCATCTATTCGAATCCCGAAGCGGCAAGTGTCGGTATTACGGAAGACCAAGCGAAAGAGCAAGGCTACGATGTGAAAACCGGAAAATTCTCATTCAAGGCGATCGGCAAAGCGCTGGTCTACGGAGAGTCGGATGGTTTCGTGAAAATCATTGCAGACAAAGAAACAAACGATATCCTTGGCGTCCATATGATCGGGCCGCATGTGACGGACATGATCTCAGAAGCCGGGCTTGCCATGGTACTTGACGCAACGCCTTGGGAAATTGCAGAGACAATCCACCCTCATCCAACGCTTTCAGAGGTCATGGGCGAAGCAGCACTAGCGGTAGACGGCAAAGCGATCCATAGTTAA
- a CDS encoding thiamine pyrophosphate-dependent dehydrogenase E1 component subunit alpha produces the protein MATKHEEVGLTNEDVLKIYETMLTARRVDERMWLLNRAGKIPFVISCQGQEAAQVGAAYALDNTKDYVAPYYRDLGVVLHFGMTPKDLMLSAFAKAEDPNSGGRQMPGHFGQKKNRILTGSSPVTTQLPHAVGVALAGKMKKKDFITFNTLGEGSSNQGDFHEGLNFAGVHKLPVITMVENNRYAISVPFERQVASKNVSDRAASYGMPGVTIDGNDPIEVYKHVKQAADRARNGEGPSLIETVSERMTAHSSDDDHRQYRSADELAAQKEKDPILLFGAYLKENGIMDDELEKEINDRIMALVNEATDYAENAAYAPAESAMKYVYAEEGGNE, from the coding sequence ATGGCTACTAAACACGAAGAAGTAGGTTTGACGAACGAAGATGTCTTGAAAATATACGAAACGATGTTGACGGCACGCCGTGTTGATGAGCGCATGTGGCTCCTGAACCGTGCTGGGAAAATTCCTTTCGTTATTTCTTGCCAAGGGCAGGAGGCAGCACAAGTCGGAGCGGCTTACGCACTCGACAATACGAAAGATTATGTCGCACCGTATTACCGCGACCTTGGCGTGGTCCTGCACTTCGGCATGACGCCGAAAGATTTGATGCTATCTGCATTTGCCAAAGCAGAAGACCCGAACTCCGGCGGCCGCCAGATGCCTGGGCATTTTGGGCAAAAGAAAAACCGGATCCTGACAGGTTCTTCACCTGTAACGACTCAGCTTCCACATGCCGTGGGCGTGGCGCTTGCAGGAAAAATGAAGAAAAAGGATTTCATCACATTCAACACGCTTGGTGAAGGCTCTTCCAACCAAGGCGATTTCCATGAAGGCTTGAACTTTGCCGGCGTACATAAATTGCCGGTCATCACGATGGTTGAAAACAACCGCTACGCGATTTCCGTACCATTTGAACGCCAAGTGGCGAGCAAAAACGTTTCAGACCGTGCGGCAAGCTATGGCATGCCGGGTGTCACAATCGACGGAAACGACCCGATCGAAGTGTACAAACACGTAAAACAAGCGGCAGACCGCGCCCGCAACGGCGAAGGCCCGAGCTTGATCGAGACGGTTTCAGAGCGCATGACGGCCCACTCATCTGATGATGACCACCGCCAATACCGTTCAGCGGACGAACTAGCTGCACAAAAAGAAAAAGACCCGATTCTTTTGTTCGGTGCTTATTTGAAAGAAAACGGCATCATGGACGACGAACTTGAAAAAGAAATCAACGACCGCATCATGGCGCTCGTTAACGAAGCGACAGATTATGCAGAAAACGCAGCATATGCACCAGCAGAAAGTGCAATGAAATACGTCTATGCAGAAGAAGGAGGAAACGAATAA
- a CDS encoding alpha-ketoacid dehydrogenase subunit beta has product MAVMSYIDAITLAMKEEMARDENVFVLGEDVGKKGGVFKATQGLYDEFGEDRVVDTPLAESAIAGVGIGAAMYGLRPIAEFQFADFIMPAVNQIISEASRIRYRSNNDWSCPIVFRAPFGGGVHGALYHSQSVEAVFANQPGLKIVIPSTPYDAKGLLKAAIRDEDPVMFFEHKRAYRLIKGEVPEDDYTIEIGKADVKREGEDITVITYGLAVHFALQAAERLAEDGYSVHILDLRTIYPLDKEGIIEAAKKTGKVLLVTEDNKEGSIIGEVAAIIAENCLFDLDAPIKRLAGPDIPAMPYAPTMEKFFMINPDKVEKAMRELAEF; this is encoded by the coding sequence ATGGCAGTTATGAGTTATATCGATGCCATCACGCTTGCCATGAAAGAAGAAATGGCACGTGACGAAAACGTTTTCGTACTCGGAGAAGATGTCGGGAAAAAAGGCGGCGTCTTTAAAGCAACACAAGGACTTTACGATGAGTTCGGCGAAGATCGCGTAGTTGACACGCCGCTTGCTGAATCAGCTATCGCAGGCGTTGGAATCGGCGCGGCCATGTATGGCTTGCGTCCGATCGCTGAATTCCAGTTTGCGGATTTCATCATGCCGGCAGTCAACCAAATCATTTCGGAAGCTTCGCGCATCCGTTACCGTTCTAATAACGACTGGTCTTGCCCAATCGTTTTCCGTGCTCCATTTGGCGGCGGCGTTCACGGCGCACTTTACCATTCACAATCCGTCGAAGCGGTATTCGCTAACCAACCGGGACTTAAAATCGTTATCCCATCCACTCCATATGACGCGAAAGGCTTGTTGAAAGCCGCGATCCGAGATGAAGATCCGGTCATGTTCTTCGAGCATAAACGTGCGTACCGCCTGATCAAAGGTGAAGTGCCGGAAGACGATTACACCATCGAAATCGGCAAAGCCGATGTCAAACGCGAAGGCGAAGACATCACCGTCATCACCTACGGATTGGCTGTGCATTTCGCATTGCAAGCTGCAGAACGTCTGGCTGAAGATGGCTACTCCGTCCACATCCTGGATTTGCGCACCATCTATCCATTGGATAAAGAAGGCATCATCGAAGCAGCGAAAAAGACCGGCAAAGTCCTGCTGGTTACTGAAGACAATAAAGAAGGAAGCATCATTGGAGAAGTGGCAGCGATCATCGCTGAAAACTGCCTATTCGACCTCGACGCACCGATCAAACGCCTTGCAGGACCGGACATCCCGGCGATGCCTTACGCACCGACCATGGAGAAATTCTTCATGATCAACCCGGACAAAGTAGAAAAAGCCATGAGAGAACTAGCCGAGTTTTAA
- a CDS encoding dihydrolipoamide acetyltransferase family protein: protein MAIEKITMPQLGESVTEGTIEKWLVQPGDHVNKYDPLAEVNTDKVTAEVPSSFTGTIKELIASEGDTLEVGEVVCTIETEGGDSAPVEEAQPAEGEKANEMPAAGAAPTKKLEGEQGSSKPAKPQGGKARYSPAVLRLAQDHDIDLNQVEGSGNEGRITRKDLMQLIDSGNIPQAGGETAQAPQAAETAEPVQQAAPQQAPKAPAAKEESIESAPGDIEIPVTGVRKAIAANMLKSKHEAPHAWMMIEVDVTDLAQFRDSIKGDFKKKEGFNITYFAFFVKAISQALKEFPMMNSMWAGDKIIQKKDINISIAVASDNALFVPVIKNADEKSVKGIGREINELAQKARTGKLKSADMQGGTFTVNNTGSFGSIQSMGIINHPQAAIIQVESIVKRPVIMQGGMIAARDMVNLCLSLDHRVLDGLVCGQFLARVKEILEKMNKDNTSVY from the coding sequence TTGGCTATTGAAAAAATCACGATGCCCCAACTTGGCGAAAGTGTAACAGAAGGCACGATCGAAAAATGGCTCGTCCAGCCAGGCGACCATGTAAACAAATATGATCCGTTGGCGGAAGTCAATACCGATAAAGTAACGGCAGAAGTTCCTTCATCCTTTACTGGGACGATCAAGGAATTGATCGCTTCTGAAGGCGATACATTGGAAGTCGGCGAAGTGGTTTGCACGATCGAAACTGAAGGCGGAGATTCTGCCCCAGTGGAAGAAGCACAACCTGCTGAAGGCGAAAAAGCCAATGAAATGCCTGCTGCAGGAGCCGCACCGACCAAGAAACTCGAAGGTGAACAAGGCTCGTCAAAACCGGCTAAACCACAGGGCGGCAAAGCACGCTATTCACCAGCCGTTCTTCGTCTCGCTCAAGATCACGACATCGACTTGAACCAAGTCGAAGGATCCGGAAACGAAGGCCGCATCACCCGCAAGGATTTGATGCAATTGATCGACAGCGGCAATATTCCTCAAGCTGGCGGCGAGACTGCACAAGCGCCACAAGCGGCTGAAACAGCAGAACCTGTTCAGCAAGCTGCGCCGCAACAAGCACCGAAAGCGCCAGCTGCTAAAGAAGAATCCATCGAATCGGCTCCGGGCGACATCGAAATTCCAGTCACCGGCGTGCGCAAAGCGATTGCAGCGAATATGCTCAAGAGCAAGCACGAAGCGCCGCATGCATGGATGATGATCGAAGTTGACGTGACAGACCTTGCGCAATTCCGCGATTCCATCAAAGGCGACTTCAAGAAAAAAGAAGGATTTAACATTACGTATTTCGCATTCTTCGTCAAAGCGATTTCCCAGGCATTGAAAGAGTTCCCGATGATGAACTCGATGTGGGCAGGGGACAAGATCATCCAGAAAAAAGACATCAACATTTCGATTGCTGTCGCTTCAGACAATGCCTTGTTCGTCCCAGTCATCAAGAATGCTGACGAGAAATCCGTTAAAGGCATCGGCCGTGAAATCAACGAACTGGCGCAAAAAGCGCGCACAGGCAAGTTGAAGTCGGCCGATATGCAAGGCGGCACGTTCACGGTCAACAACACCGGATCGTTCGGTTCTATCCAATCGATGGGCATCATCAACCACCCACAAGCTGCCATCATCCAAGTCGAGTCGATCGTCAAGCGCCCAGTCATCATGCAAGGCGGAATGATCGCTGCACGTGATATGGTGAACTTATGCCTATCGCTCGACCACCGTGTGCTCGATGGCCTCGTTTGCGGGCAGTTCTTGGCACGCGTTAAAGAAATCCTTGAAAAAATGAACAAAGATAATACATCGGTTTATTGA
- a CDS encoding methylmalonyl-CoA mutase family protein, translating into MTIESMKNIQFPERTYEEWKQAAEAALKGKDFEKVMKTSTIEDITLEPLYTKDMLERSVSDVDAQVAAVQSGKFGPSWLVAQEITAHNAEQFLAVTKDDLARGNEAVVYSGAQPFDWTEAQLEQLAELIVRYPIYFKLTEDEDPILRVFERLTAEQRATVHGVIFTEEPIEAPENVRTGLIDTLPTHNAGGTIIHELGVALSMMAEALDQQNFEAAAKSFWVRFAVDTHFFQEISKIRAFRVLWQAFCSAYGKQAPRIPVFTETSVRSYSKLDPYVNLLRAGNATFSAVLAGTDGHTVHPHDFLTVPTGSSRRIARNVQLVIKEESHVSHVTDAAAGSYYIESLTREYVDAAWSYFLEIQEAGGYSTVKRTGWLTDDIQAKWLDREQQVANRKASLIGTNNYANPQEPVKDAKIDTAHLEYMTAKRLATPFEKLRAESRETSVKSAIILLEPLKAVKPQADFVQGFLSVAGIEPEISPYLSSADEVNRYIRSEELDYAVLCGSRDTFDKIIPQLDAKAAIDVAGKIDAETLKTWEANGIRDSLYAGKPLIDKLDAVLSLGKEAL; encoded by the coding sequence TTGACGATTGAATCGATGAAAAACATTCAGTTTCCTGAGCGTACATACGAAGAATGGAAACAAGCGGCAGAAGCTGCATTGAAAGGAAAAGATTTTGAAAAGGTGATGAAAACCAGCACCATTGAAGACATCACCCTCGAACCCCTCTATACGAAAGACATGCTCGAGCGCTCCGTATCCGATGTGGATGCGCAAGTAGCGGCTGTCCAGAGCGGCAAGTTCGGTCCCTCTTGGCTTGTGGCGCAGGAAATCACAGCGCATAATGCCGAGCAATTTTTGGCTGTGACGAAAGATGATTTGGCCCGCGGCAATGAAGCGGTCGTCTATTCCGGGGCGCAGCCATTCGACTGGACAGAAGCACAGCTCGAACAACTTGCGGAATTGATTGTTCGCTATCCGATCTATTTCAAACTGACAGAAGACGAAGATCCAATTTTACGCGTGTTCGAGCGGCTGACAGCTGAACAGCGGGCAACCGTACACGGCGTCATTTTCACGGAAGAGCCGATCGAGGCACCTGAAAATGTCCGGACTGGCTTGATTGATACTTTGCCGACCCATAACGCCGGCGGTACGATCATCCATGAACTTGGCGTGGCGCTTAGCATGATGGCTGAAGCGCTGGACCAACAGAATTTCGAAGCGGCGGCAAAGAGCTTTTGGGTACGCTTTGCAGTCGATACGCACTTCTTCCAGGAAATTTCTAAAATTCGCGCATTCCGCGTATTGTGGCAGGCATTCTGCTCTGCCTACGGAAAACAAGCGCCGCGCATACCGGTATTCACGGAAACCTCAGTGCGCTCGTACTCCAAACTTGATCCTTATGTCAATTTGCTGCGGGCGGGCAACGCTACTTTTTCTGCCGTGCTTGCTGGAACGGACGGCCATACTGTGCATCCGCATGATTTCCTGACAGTTCCGACTGGCTCAAGCCGGCGCATCGCACGTAATGTGCAATTGGTCATTAAGGAAGAATCCCATGTTTCGCATGTCACCGATGCTGCAGCTGGATCTTATTACATCGAAAGCCTGACGCGTGAATACGTCGATGCCGCCTGGAGTTACTTCTTGGAAATCCAGGAAGCAGGAGGCTATTCTACAGTGAAGCGGACTGGCTGGCTGACAGACGACATTCAAGCCAAATGGCTCGATCGCGAACAGCAAGTGGCCAATCGCAAAGCTTCCTTGATCGGCACGAATAATTACGCCAACCCACAGGAGCCGGTGAAAGATGCAAAAATCGACACGGCTCATTTGGAGTACATGACAGCCAAACGCTTGGCTACGCCGTTTGAGAAATTGCGTGCGGAAAGCCGTGAAACGAGCGTTAAATCAGCCATTATCTTGTTAGAGCCGTTAAAAGCCGTGAAACCGCAGGCAGATTTTGTACAAGGTTTCCTTTCTGTCGCAGGAATCGAACCCGAAATCAGCCCGTATCTTTCATCTGCTGATGAAGTGAACCGTTACATCCGTTCCGAAGAGCTTGACTACGCCGTTCTGTGCGGAAGCCGGGACACCTTCGACAAGATCATTCCACAACTTGATGCAAAAGCGGCGATTGACGTTGCCGGGAAAATCGATGCGGAAACGCTAAAAACTTGGGAAGCTAACGGCATCCGTGATTCCCTCTATGCGGGTAAACCATTAATTGATAAATTGGACGCCGTTTTGTCACTTGGAAAGGAGGCGCTGTAA
- the scpA gene encoding methylmalonyl-CoA mutase, whose translation MTTPDFTKIDVTKLDTAKLGERDESAFMTNEGIAVKPFYSSKDLNKEQTSYPGFAPNVRGPYPTMYVSRPWTVRQYAGFSTAEESNAFYRRNLAMGQKGLSVAFDLATHRGYDSDHPRVVGDVGKAGVAIDSVEDMKILFDGIPLDQMSVSMTMNGAVVPIMAFFIVAAEEQGVSPGQLAGTIQNDILKEYMVRNTYIYPPAMSMQIIADIFKYTSDHMPKFNSISISGYHIQEAGATADIELAYTLADGLEYVRTGLDAGIGIDQFAPRLSFFWGIGMNYFMEVAKMRAGREIWAKMMKSFDPQNAKSLALRTHSQTSGWSLTEQDPFNNVTRTLLEANAAAMGHTQSLHTNALDEAIALPTDFSARIARNTQLFLQEETLMNNTIDPWGGSYYVEKLTEELMEKAWTLIEEVEELGGMAKAIETGLPKMRIEEAAAKKQAQIDSNEETIIGVNRYRLDEEDPIDILNIDNTMVRKKQIERLDRMRDTRDQKKVEKALLELTQAAETGEDNILACAIEAARHRASLGEISDAIEKASGRHKAVIRSVSGVYSSNFSNQEEMQIVKQMTEEFIENEGRRPRILIAKMGQDGHDRGAKVISTAFADLGFDVDIGPLFQTPAETAQQAAENDVHVIGVSSLAAGHMTLVPDLAAELKKVGREDILIVVGGVIPAQDYEFLRNNGASAIFGPGTVIPVAAQKVIEEIYARLGYEEEAD comes from the coding sequence ATGACGACACCTGATTTTACGAAAATTGACGTCACGAAACTCGATACGGCTAAATTGGGCGAACGGGATGAGAGCGCTTTTATGACCAATGAAGGCATTGCCGTGAAACCGTTTTATTCTTCGAAAGACTTGAATAAAGAACAAACGAGCTATCCTGGATTTGCGCCGAACGTCCGTGGCCCATACCCGACGATGTACGTGTCGCGGCCATGGACAGTGCGTCAATATGCCGGCTTCTCGACAGCAGAAGAAAGCAATGCCTTCTATCGCCGCAATTTGGCAATGGGGCAAAAAGGCTTATCCGTGGCATTCGATCTCGCGACGCACCGCGGCTACGATTCGGACCATCCCCGCGTTGTCGGCGATGTCGGTAAAGCGGGTGTGGCCATCGATAGCGTCGAAGACATGAAAATTCTGTTCGACGGCATCCCGCTTGACCAAATGTCGGTTTCGATGACGATGAACGGCGCAGTCGTGCCAATCATGGCATTTTTCATCGTCGCTGCAGAAGAACAGGGCGTCTCGCCAGGGCAATTGGCGGGCACGATCCAAAACGATATTTTGAAAGAATACATGGTGCGCAATACGTATATTTACCCTCCGGCGATGTCGATGCAGATCATTGCGGATATCTTCAAATACACATCCGATCACATGCCGAAATTCAACTCGATTTCCATTTCGGGCTATCATATCCAAGAAGCGGGAGCCACGGCAGATATCGAACTTGCCTATACCTTGGCAGACGGCTTGGAATACGTCCGCACCGGGTTGGACGCAGGAATAGGCATCGACCAGTTCGCGCCGCGCCTGTCATTCTTCTGGGGCATCGGCATGAACTATTTCATGGAAGTGGCAAAAATGCGTGCTGGCCGAGAAATCTGGGCGAAGATGATGAAGAGCTTTGACCCTCAAAATGCCAAATCTTTGGCGCTCCGTACCCATTCCCAAACTTCGGGATGGAGTTTAACCGAACAAGATCCGTTTAACAACGTGACACGGACGCTGCTCGAGGCGAATGCGGCGGCAATGGGACATACGCAATCCTTACATACCAATGCACTTGATGAAGCGATTGCTTTGCCGACCGATTTCTCCGCACGCATTGCACGCAATACGCAATTATTCCTTCAAGAAGAGACTTTGATGAACAATACGATCGATCCTTGGGGCGGTTCGTATTACGTTGAAAAATTGACGGAAGAATTAATGGAAAAAGCTTGGACCTTGATCGAAGAAGTCGAGGAACTCGGCGGCATGGCGAAAGCGATTGAAACGGGCCTTCCGAAAATGCGCATCGAGGAAGCGGCTGCAAAAAAACAAGCACAAATCGATTCCAATGAAGAGACGATTATCGGTGTTAACCGCTACCGCCTAGACGAGGAAGATCCGATCGATATTTTGAACATCGACAACACGATGGTGCGCAAAAAGCAGATTGAGCGACTCGACCGGATGCGCGATACGCGCGACCAGAAAAAAGTAGAAAAAGCGCTGCTGGAGCTGACACAAGCGGCAGAAACCGGTGAAGACAATATTCTGGCCTGTGCGATTGAAGCAGCTCGCCACCGGGCATCACTCGGCGAGATTTCAGATGCAATTGAAAAAGCTTCCGGCAGACATAAGGCGGTGATCCGTTCCGTGAGCGGCGTATACAGTTCTAACTTCTCCAACCAAGAAGAAATGCAGATCGTCAAACAAATGACGGAGGAATTCATCGAAAACGAAGGCCGCCGCCCGCGTATCTTAATTGCCAAGATGGGACAAGACGGACACGATCGCGGCGCGAAAGTTATTTCGACTGCGTTCGCCGATCTCGGCTTTGATGTCGACATCGGGCCATTGTTCCAAACCCCTGCAGAAACAGCCCAGCAGGCAGCGGAAAATGACGTCCACGTCATTGGTGTCAGTTCGCTTGCGGCTGGCCATATGACCCTTGTGCCGGATCTCGCGGCAGAGTTGAAAAAAGTGGGGCGTGAAGACATTTTAATCGTCGTCGGAGGCGTCATTCCAGCGCAGGATTACGAGTTCCTGCGCAATAACGGTGCCAGTGCGATCTTCGGGCCGGGGACGGTCATCCCGGTTGCGGCCCAAAAAGTCATCGAAGAAATTTACGCGCGCCTCGGGTATGAGGAAGAGGCAGACTGA
- the meaB gene encoding methylmalonyl Co-A mutase-associated GTPase MeaB has protein sequence MDREKQSRQVMSGVSDKHDGMKALPRKKFKKPTTSQFDLGELARGVESGSRLHLGKAITLLESTNPEHKKRGQELLNALLPKTGNSIRIGITGVPGAGKSTFIETFGTMLTELGHRVAVLAIDPSSSRTGGSILGDKTRMEELARNPKAFIRPSPTAGTLGGVHKKTRETMLLCEAAGYDVILVETVGVGQSETLVRGMVDMFLLLVLTGAGDELQGMKKGILELADAMIVHKADRDNLPLAKKTVREYKQMLHFLQPATEGWTTRPLAVSSIEGTGMQDIWDMVKDFEKTVKESGYWDTRRQEQTRDWFHSMITDELLGRFYGDPERKQQVKDMEQRILNDRLTVSQAVTELFK, from the coding sequence ATGGATCGCGAGAAGCAGTCCAGACAAGTCATGTCGGGTGTTTCGGATAAGCATGATGGCATGAAAGCATTGCCAAGGAAGAAATTCAAGAAACCCACTACGAGCCAGTTTGATTTGGGCGAACTCGCACGCGGAGTCGAAAGCGGATCGCGTTTGCATTTAGGGAAGGCGATCACCTTGCTTGAAAGCACCAATCCTGAGCATAAAAAGCGTGGTCAGGAATTATTGAATGCGCTGTTGCCGAAAACGGGCAATAGCATCCGCATCGGCATTACTGGAGTTCCAGGAGCCGGCAAAAGCACGTTCATCGAAACCTTCGGGACGATGCTGACAGAGCTCGGCCACCGGGTAGCGGTGCTTGCGATCGATCCGAGTTCCTCGCGAACCGGCGGCAGCATACTCGGCGATAAAACGCGCATGGAAGAACTGGCGCGAAATCCTAAAGCGTTCATCCGGCCGTCGCCAACTGCCGGAACACTCGGCGGGGTCCATAAAAAGACACGCGAGACGATGCTCTTATGCGAAGCGGCAGGGTACGACGTAATCTTGGTCGAGACGGTCGGTGTCGGGCAGAGCGAAACGCTCGTGCGCGGCATGGTCGATATGTTCCTGTTGCTTGTGCTGACGGGTGCTGGAGATGAATTGCAGGGCATGAAAAAAGGCATCTTGGAGTTGGCGGATGCGATGATCGTCCATAAAGCGGACCGGGACAATTTGCCGCTCGCCAAGAAAACCGTGCGGGAATACAAACAGATGCTGCATTTTTTGCAGCCAGCGACCGAAGGCTGGACAACACGCCCTTTGGCGGTTTCGTCCATTGAAGGAACCGGCATGCAAGATATCTGGGATATGGTCAAGGATTTTGAGAAAACGGTGAAAGAAAGCGGCTATTGGGACACCAGGCGCCAGGAACAGACGCGTGATTGGTTCCATTCGATGATTACCGATGAATTGCTTGGCCGTTTTTACGGCGACCCGGAGCGCAAACAGCAGGTGAAAGACATGGAACAGCGTATTCTTAACGACCGATTGACGGTCTCGCAGGCGGTCACGGAACTGTTCAAGTAA
- a CDS encoding BrxA/BrxB family bacilliredoxin has protein sequence MSMDFNFLMNDIVTQARQELTDGGYTQLETAEDVQEAFAKPGTSLVMINSVCGCAGGIARPAALHSVHYDKRPDHLYTVFAGQDKEATAQARDLFGDDHLPSSPSFAFLKDGKLVDEIGRHEIEGHDPMSVITHIQSIFEEHCEEM, from the coding sequence ATGAGTATGGATTTTAATTTCCTGATGAATGATATTGTTACACAAGCCCGCCAAGAACTAACTGACGGTGGCTATACACAGCTCGAAACAGCAGAAGACGTACAAGAGGCATTCGCAAAACCCGGTACGAGCCTTGTCATGATCAACTCGGTATGCGGATGCGCAGGCGGCATCGCACGCCCAGCTGCTCTTCATTCGGTCCATTACGATAAACGCCCGGACCACTTGTACACAGTGTTTGCCGGCCAGGATAAAGAAGCAACAGCGCAAGCGCGTGACTTGTTCGGCGATGACCATTTGCCATCGTCACCATCGTTCGCTTTCTTGAAAGACGGTAAATTAGTGGATGAAATCGGCCGCCACGAAATCGAAGGGCACGATCCGATGTCGGTCATTACGCATATCCAGTCAATTTTCGAAGAGCATTGCGAAGAAATGTAA